In one Flammeovirga yaeyamensis genomic region, the following are encoded:
- a CDS encoding sulfatase, which produces MKHSSKAFLTCLFISSLFSCKSEQKKAYQTPEKAPNVLLIIADDLGAHDLSTTQSNYYETPNIDQIAANGIQFDQGYASCQVCSPSRASIMSGKSPARHGITDWIGAAEGEKWRKQKRHNKLLPAFYEHKLDTGYITMPEAFKEHGYTTFFAGKWHVGGEGSLPKDHGFDINKGGFHAGSPRGGYFSPYKNPKLEDGPEGENLSMRLANETVKFMASHKDKPFFACLSFYAVHGPIQTTEEKWRKYRDKAVANGIEEEGYEMGKFMPIRQHQDNPVYAGLVESMDDAVGRVMSSLKELGLNENTIVVFTGDNGGVSAGDAFSTSNLPLKGGKGYQFEGGLRTPYIIKVPWLKHQKRHSDVPVTHTDFYPTLLELSGLPLYPDQHQDGISLAPLFHDETVKDRSIVWHYPHYGNQGGEPSSVIRSGKWKLIHYYEDNREELYNLELDEQEANNLSSEYPNIVKNLSDSLFTYLNELGAKYPEKDDTWTLAKEEAHLNKVKKKEMPALEKKRLEMLGEDFKPNDDWWGSQRIID; this is translated from the coding sequence ATGAAACATTCTTCTAAAGCATTCCTCACATGCTTATTCATCTCCTCACTTTTCTCTTGTAAGAGTGAGCAGAAAAAGGCATATCAAACACCAGAGAAAGCTCCCAATGTACTCCTTATTATAGCCGACGATTTGGGGGCACATGACTTATCGACCACTCAGTCGAATTATTACGAAACACCCAATATAGATCAAATTGCAGCAAATGGTATTCAATTCGATCAAGGGTATGCATCCTGTCAGGTCTGTAGTCCTTCTAGGGCAAGTATTATGTCTGGAAAATCTCCTGCTCGACATGGTATTACCGATTGGATTGGAGCCGCTGAAGGAGAAAAATGGAGGAAACAGAAAAGACATAATAAGTTGTTACCTGCTTTTTATGAGCACAAATTAGATACAGGCTACATTACCATGCCTGAAGCTTTTAAAGAACATGGCTATACCACTTTCTTTGCAGGAAAATGGCATGTTGGTGGTGAAGGATCGCTTCCTAAAGATCATGGTTTTGATATTAATAAAGGTGGTTTCCATGCAGGAAGCCCAAGAGGTGGATACTTCTCTCCTTACAAAAACCCTAAATTAGAAGATGGTCCGGAAGGGGAAAACTTAAGTATGCGCTTGGCCAATGAAACTGTAAAATTTATGGCTAGTCACAAAGATAAACCTTTCTTTGCCTGTCTATCTTTTTATGCAGTGCATGGCCCAATTCAAACTACTGAAGAAAAATGGCGAAAATATAGAGATAAAGCAGTAGCCAATGGTATTGAAGAAGAAGGTTACGAAATGGGCAAATTTATGCCTATTCGTCAACATCAAGACAACCCGGTATATGCAGGTTTAGTAGAATCTATGGATGATGCTGTTGGTCGTGTAATGAGTTCTCTTAAAGAGTTAGGATTGAACGAAAACACTATTGTCGTTTTTACTGGGGATAATGGAGGTGTTTCTGCAGGAGATGCCTTTTCAACATCAAATTTACCCTTAAAAGGAGGTAAAGGGTATCAGTTTGAAGGAGGTTTAAGAACACCTTATATTATTAAAGTGCCTTGGTTAAAACATCAGAAGAGACATTCGGATGTTCCAGTAACTCATACTGATTTTTACCCTACTTTATTAGAATTATCAGGTTTACCGTTATATCCTGATCAACATCAAGATGGTATCAGCTTAGCTCCCCTTTTCCATGATGAAACAGTGAAAGATCGTTCCATAGTTTGGCACTATCCTCACTATGGAAACCAAGGAGGTGAACCAAGTTCAGTTATTCGTTCGGGGAAATGGAAACTGATTCATTATTATGAAGATAATCGTGAAGAACTTTACAATCTCGAACTAGATGAGCAAGAAGCAAATAATCTTTCTTCAGAATATCCTAATATCGTGAAAAATCTAAGTGATTCCTTATTTACTTATTTGAACGAATTGGGTGCAAAATATCCTGAAAAGGATGATACTTGGACGCTTGCAAAAGAAGAAGCTCATCTAAATAAAGTCAAAAAGAAAGAGATGCCGGCACTTGAAAAGAAGCGTTTAGAGATGCTTGGAGAAGATTTTAAACCCAATGATGATTGGTGGGGATCTCAAAGAATAATTGACTAA
- a CDS encoding SusC/RagA family TonB-linked outer membrane protein, with protein MLSLFLTGFHVNAQDRILSGEVKDETGLALPGVNIKIKGTNTGTITNFEGKFKLAVDENEVVIFSFMGFEQQEIEVGTKDVLNVVLKESTELLSEIVVVGYGTQKKENLTGAVGVVTPDKDVGNQAVTNTESLLQGRIAGVQLTQSGGKPGAGAEITIRGNGTLNDSSPLVLIDGVPGSMQDILPSDIESISVLKDAASASIYGTRAANGVILVTTKSGEATEKIKVNYNGYAGLQKATVLPDFLDSWDYMTLKNEANMNAGRTPIYSDEEIAIARDGSDPYRYGNTDWADETFKDGAFFMNHQLSLSQKVGKTQYLASLGYLDQRGIMYGTSAERINYRINLKSDLGKGFKFGTNFFGAIKKSEESADTDDQGVMRLIANSSPLVPVFNQDGSWGSASGNPYEINTKNPVFYATEASRQYNNSNKMTINPYLEFNPVKGLTFKTNFSYSFTQGFNKAHKYNFQLTDNDGNDSDIIRVQNSLQDIGNTYETIQWENTANYNKKFGKHNINLLAGTTMNSYAHKWTRVRVTDLPSNDLTEIGSGTNPIVAGTFNESRLLSLFGRFQYNYDDRYLIEANIRQDGSSKFPQDNRFALFPALSAGWIFSNEAFLSGAEFLSFGKFRANWGQLGNDKIGYYPYSQTYTPTDGYPFDGSTITNGGLAVTDLANPDIKWETTTSYGVGADFGFWDDMLTVTADYFVKDTDDILLKLPIPGATGVGTPAFQNAGRVKNTGWELAVNHYNKVGNSGFEYNIGFNVTNIKNEIIDMQGETQYINNRQVNMEGQPIGSFYGYNNTGIYRTAEDLEKYPYIDGQTPQLGDLIYEDINGDGVIDDQDRTIIGNPNPEYMYGINIGMAYKGFDLKLFFQGVQNVDIYSSATGHHSGSGNNLMNWTTDWMDRWTPENPNAEFPRLGNVNNEQTSSFWVEDASYLRLKNVELGYNFNENVCRKLKIQQLRIYANSTNPLTWSQIDHWDPERYARQSRNEAYPQTTTLTFGTNIIF; from the coding sequence ATGCTAAGCTTATTCTTAACGGGATTTCATGTAAACGCTCAAGATCGAATTCTTTCGGGCGAAGTTAAAGATGAAACTGGACTTGCACTTCCAGGGGTAAACATCAAAATTAAAGGAACGAACACAGGAACAATTACCAATTTTGAAGGTAAGTTTAAACTTGCTGTAGATGAAAATGAAGTAGTCATTTTCAGTTTTATGGGATTCGAGCAACAAGAGATTGAAGTAGGTACTAAAGATGTACTGAATGTTGTTTTAAAAGAATCAACAGAATTGCTTTCAGAAATTGTGGTAGTAGGTTATGGTACGCAAAAGAAAGAAAATTTAACTGGTGCTGTAGGTGTGGTTACCCCAGATAAAGATGTGGGAAACCAAGCAGTAACCAACACCGAGTCTTTATTACAAGGTAGAATTGCCGGTGTGCAATTAACTCAGTCAGGTGGTAAGCCAGGTGCAGGTGCTGAGATCACAATTAGAGGTAACGGTACGTTAAACGATTCAAGTCCTTTGGTATTGATCGACGGTGTACCGGGTAGTATGCAAGACATCTTACCTTCTGATATCGAAAGTATTTCTGTATTGAAAGATGCCGCATCAGCTTCTATCTACGGTACTAGAGCAGCAAACGGTGTAATCTTGGTAACGACAAAATCGGGTGAAGCAACAGAGAAAATTAAAGTAAACTACAATGGTTATGCTGGTTTACAAAAAGCAACGGTTCTTCCTGATTTCTTAGATAGCTGGGATTACATGACTTTGAAAAACGAAGCGAACATGAACGCAGGTCGTACACCAATTTACTCTGATGAAGAAATTGCAATCGCAAGAGATGGTAGCGATCCATACCGTTACGGAAACACCGATTGGGCTGACGAAACGTTTAAAGACGGTGCGTTCTTTATGAATCATCAATTGTCGTTATCACAAAAAGTAGGGAAAACACAATACTTGGCTTCTTTGGGTTATTTAGACCAACGTGGTATCATGTATGGAACATCTGCTGAGAGAATCAACTACAGAATCAACTTGAAATCAGATTTAGGTAAAGGATTCAAGTTTGGAACGAATTTCTTCGGTGCTATCAAAAAATCGGAGGAGTCGGCAGATACAGACGACCAAGGTGTAATGCGACTAATTGCTAATTCATCACCTTTAGTGCCTGTATTTAATCAAGACGGATCTTGGGGATCAGCATCAGGGAATCCTTACGAAATTAATACAAAGAACCCTGTTTTCTATGCTACTGAGGCGAGTAGACAATACAACAATTCTAATAAGATGACGATCAATCCTTATTTAGAATTTAATCCAGTGAAAGGTTTAACTTTCAAAACGAACTTCAGTTATTCGTTTACTCAAGGATTCAATAAGGCACATAAATATAATTTCCAATTAACAGATAATGATGGTAATGATTCTGATATTATTAGAGTGCAAAACTCTTTACAAGATATTGGAAATACTTACGAGACTATTCAGTGGGAAAATACTGCTAATTACAATAAGAAATTTGGAAAACATAACATCAATTTGTTAGCAGGTACAACAATGAACTCTTATGCACATAAATGGACAAGAGTACGTGTAACAGACCTACCAAGTAACGATTTAACGGAGATTGGATCGGGCACTAACCCAATCGTAGCAGGCACTTTTAACGAATCGAGATTACTTTCTTTATTCGGTAGATTCCAATACAACTACGACGATAGATATTTAATTGAGGCGAACATCAGACAAGATGGTTCTTCGAAATTCCCTCAAGACAATCGTTTTGCGTTGTTCCCTGCATTATCTGCCGGTTGGATTTTCTCTAACGAAGCTTTCTTGAGTGGTGCTGAATTCCTATCGTTTGGTAAGTTCAGAGCAAACTGGGGTCAGTTAGGTAACGATAAAATTGGTTACTATCCTTATTCTCAAACATACACACCAACAGACGGTTATCCGTTCGATGGATCGACAATTACTAACGGTGGTTTAGCAGTAACTGATTTAGCCAACCCAGATATTAAATGGGAAACAACGACCTCTTATGGTGTTGGTGCAGACTTCGGTTTCTGGGATGATATGTTGACAGTAACAGCAGATTACTTTGTAAAAGATACAGATGATATCTTGCTTAAACTTCCGATTCCAGGGGCAACAGGTGTAGGTACACCAGCTTTCCAAAATGCAGGTCGTGTAAAGAACACAGGTTGGGAATTAGCAGTAAATCACTACAATAAAGTAGGCAACTCAGGTTTTGAATATAACATTGGTTTCAATGTGACGAATATCAAAAATGAGATTATTGATATGCAAGGTGAAACGCAATATATCAATAACCGTCAAGTAAACATGGAAGGCCAACCTATCGGATCATTCTATGGATACAACAATACAGGGATCTATAGAACAGCAGAAGATTTAGAGAAATATCCTTATATCGATGGTCAAACTCCTCAATTAGGCGATTTGATTTATGAGGATATTAACGGTGATGGTGTTATTGATGACCAAGACAGAACTATTATTGGTAATCCTAATCCAGAATATATGTACGGTATTAATATCGGAATGGCGTATAAAGGATTTGATTTGAAATTATTCTTCCAAGGTGTTCAAAATGTGGATATCTACTCATCAGCAACAGGTCATCACAGTGGTAGTGGCAACAATTTGATGAACTGGACAACAGATTGGATGGACCGTTGGACTCCTGAAAATCCAAATGCAGAATTCCCAAGATTGGGTAATGTAAATAACGAGCAGACCTCATCGTTCTGGGTAGAAGATGCTTCTTACTTAAGACTGAAAAACGTAGAGTTAGGGTATAATTTCAATGAGAATGTTTGTAGAAAATTGAAGATACAACAACTTAGAATTTACGCCAACTCAACGAACCCTCTAACATGGTCACAAATCGACCATTGGGATCCTGAAAGATATGCTAGACAATCTAGAAACGAAGCATATCCTCAAACAACTACTTTAACTTTTGGTACAAACATCATCTTCTAA
- a CDS encoding hybrid sensor histidine kinase/response regulator transcription factor — protein sequence MNNYLYFLLSLIFFTHLGYSETKKDYLFEYLNVTNGLSNNTVTRVVKDDLGQFWFASSEGIVKLDAQGFDYFKPSKRYDQFYSEDVETLELGSNNLLWVGTKSGGLSSYDIAKDQFVSYNHLFKDFTRDNTFLRVTAIKETSNGYLCIGTWMSGFFVLDLETKDIVFHQPNNKVIQSIQEDNNGNVWYGSSKNLMEYNFESNKVNRHNIKATQWITKLIYDKKRDALYFGSSKGVYEFSLKTKKVKKFIGENDDQLKLINSLRLDQQGRLWVGTWKSGLFRSNPEKSIFQKIELRPHHELNKNYQGITDIFIDNNKVIWVTTTHGGVVKLIENRGFYKTASTFRDPIGFPDNNINSIFVDDYDGIWVGTKNGGIAYKKSSDQEYTPIPSSKNMVIASFTPIKDKMYVGTSEGLLILPIREPLGKSEFYGSSKFRKFKSIYFDESHQKIWFGLQQNGLAVAEYNQKLNLKEVQYFNPVNKSDAYFPADRIEHIVPDDKYNLWLGTFNGLYLFNMANKKSTFIDLKGMFDFPSNIILSLYKHPQKDILFVGSANGLLVLDIANNQIKSLGFYDQNNGLENDGINAITVDNNGIVWLGLSKGISCLNLEDGSIQNYTEEDGVDISSVNIGAVYNKKDLIYFGGQKGMVMFSPNFIANKKELPDVYFSQLFINNQYVGVDDTLNNHIVLEKALAFTKKIDLSYKDKVIRLSINTTDYIDHKNLNYLYRIKKVSDQWIDNQHTSSITLTQLPVGENVIEIKACKNGNCGKVNELIIDMSPAPWFSTTAYVIYAILFGLIIFGIFSFFIRKEKLENEVRLINLEKEKEHEVTEAKVRFFTNISHEIRTPLTLIHSPLEELLDEEDLPKKYRTKLQIINKNADNLLVLINQLLDFRKMESNKLVLSYQFISIRKLIEQKCWEFQSLVKFSGLQLNFQSKIAENQLYKLDQEKIEIVLNNLLSNAIKFTPKGKQISIELSVKDAILIKIKDQGVGIKQEDLKSIFNRYYQGEAASDKQVKGTGIGLALSKSIINLHGGDIRVKSEYGNGSEFIVELPILDAKVENETGTTIVTNDVISDKKHQLLLVDDNNDILLYLDDIFSKEYQILKAENGVEAYKLLEENPVDLIISDVMMPEMDGMEFTKKVKEHPDYQNIPILLLTANATTDSELDGLKLGANDYIRKPFNSKVIKEKVKNILAYKEQLIAFYNEQLQPIIKQEELVAEKPKKLTLDEKFIKKAVDYIEEHIDSDELNVESLASHMCMSQSTLYRKIKTLTDSTIVAFIRSVRLKKGAQLLLEEEYSVREIAERVGINDIRYFKREFEKQYGSSPTNYKESVYNNS from the coding sequence ATGAACAACTACCTTTACTTTTTATTATCACTTATTTTTTTTACTCACCTTGGATATTCAGAAACTAAAAAAGATTACTTATTCGAATATCTTAATGTAACCAATGGATTATCAAATAATACCGTTACACGTGTAGTAAAGGACGATCTAGGTCAATTTTGGTTTGCGAGTAGCGAAGGTATTGTAAAATTAGACGCACAAGGTTTTGACTATTTTAAACCTTCGAAAAGGTATGATCAATTTTATAGTGAAGATGTAGAAACATTAGAGTTAGGCTCTAATAACCTTCTTTGGGTGGGCACTAAAAGCGGAGGTCTTTCGAGCTATGATATCGCTAAGGATCAATTTGTTAGCTACAATCATTTATTTAAAGATTTTACTAGAGACAATACATTTCTTAGAGTTACTGCAATTAAAGAAACCTCAAATGGTTACTTGTGTATTGGTACTTGGATGAGCGGTTTTTTTGTCTTAGATCTTGAAACAAAAGACATCGTTTTCCATCAACCCAACAACAAGGTTATTCAATCCATACAAGAAGATAATAATGGTAATGTATGGTACGGCTCATCAAAAAATTTGATGGAATATAATTTCGAATCAAATAAGGTGAACCGTCATAACATAAAAGCTACACAGTGGATAACCAAACTTATATACGACAAGAAAAGAGATGCATTATATTTTGGTAGTTCCAAAGGGGTCTATGAATTTTCTTTAAAGACAAAAAAGGTAAAGAAATTTATTGGGGAAAATGATGATCAACTTAAATTAATCAACTCCCTACGCCTGGATCAGCAAGGTAGACTTTGGGTGGGTACATGGAAAAGTGGTTTATTTAGAAGTAACCCAGAGAAATCAATATTTCAGAAAATTGAATTACGTCCACACCATGAGTTAAACAAAAACTACCAAGGGATTACTGATATTTTTATTGATAATAATAAAGTCATTTGGGTCACTACTACACATGGCGGTGTGGTCAAATTAATTGAGAATAGAGGATTCTACAAGACCGCCTCCACTTTTAGAGATCCAATTGGATTTCCTGACAATAACATTAACAGCATTTTTGTCGATGATTATGATGGCATTTGGGTAGGAACCAAAAATGGTGGTATAGCTTACAAGAAATCATCTGATCAAGAATACACACCTATTCCTTCATCAAAAAATATGGTCATTGCCTCTTTTACTCCTATAAAAGATAAGATGTATGTGGGGACATCAGAAGGCTTATTGATTTTACCAATTAGAGAACCGCTTGGAAAATCTGAGTTCTATGGTTCTTCTAAATTCAGAAAGTTTAAATCTATCTATTTTGATGAATCACATCAAAAAATTTGGTTTGGACTTCAGCAAAATGGACTTGCAGTGGCTGAATATAATCAGAAGTTAAACCTCAAAGAGGTGCAATATTTTAATCCAGTAAATAAATCGGATGCTTATTTTCCAGCAGATCGTATTGAACATATAGTCCCAGATGATAAATATAATCTTTGGTTAGGTACTTTTAATGGTTTGTATCTTTTTAATATGGCGAACAAAAAGTCCACTTTTATCGATTTAAAAGGGATGTTTGATTTTCCATCGAATATTATCTTGTCCTTATATAAACATCCACAAAAAGACATTTTGTTTGTTGGCAGTGCTAATGGTCTGCTTGTACTTGATATTGCCAATAATCAGATCAAATCATTAGGATTTTATGATCAAAATAATGGTTTAGAAAACGATGGCATCAATGCTATCACTGTAGATAATAACGGAATTGTTTGGCTGGGACTGTCTAAAGGGATTAGTTGTTTGAATTTAGAAGATGGCAGCATTCAAAATTATACTGAGGAAGACGGAGTCGATATATCGTCTGTAAATATTGGGGCAGTTTACAATAAAAAAGATTTGATTTATTTTGGTGGGCAGAAAGGCATGGTGATGTTTTCTCCAAATTTTATCGCCAACAAGAAAGAATTACCTGATGTTTACTTTTCACAACTCTTTATCAATAATCAATATGTAGGGGTTGATGATACTTTAAACAATCATATTGTTCTAGAGAAAGCTTTAGCATTTACCAAAAAAATTGATTTAAGCTATAAAGATAAAGTCATTCGTTTAAGCATTAATACGACCGACTATATCGATCATAAAAACCTCAATTATCTTTACAGAATCAAGAAAGTATCCGATCAATGGATTGATAATCAACATACTTCTAGTATTACCTTAACACAGTTACCTGTGGGTGAGAATGTTATTGAGATAAAAGCTTGTAAAAATGGTAATTGTGGAAAAGTCAATGAACTCATCATCGACATGTCCCCTGCCCCTTGGTTTTCGACAACGGCTTATGTGATTTATGCGATTCTATTTGGGTTGATTATTTTTGGCATTTTCTCCTTCTTCATCAGAAAAGAGAAATTGGAAAATGAGGTAAGACTCATCAATTTAGAAAAGGAGAAAGAACATGAAGTAACAGAGGCAAAAGTGAGGTTCTTTACGAATATCTCCCATGAAATTCGAACTCCTCTAACACTTATCCACTCTCCTTTAGAAGAGTTATTAGATGAAGAGGATCTTCCGAAGAAATACAGAACCAAACTTCAGATTATTAATAAAAATGCTGATAATTTATTGGTGCTTATCAACCAACTTCTTGATTTTAGAAAAATGGAGAGCAATAAATTGGTACTATCTTATCAGTTTATTTCTATCAGAAAGTTGATTGAACAGAAATGCTGGGAATTCCAATCGTTGGTTAAATTCTCTGGTTTACAGTTGAATTTCCAATCCAAAATAGCCGAAAATCAGTTATACAAATTAGATCAAGAGAAGATTGAAATTGTCTTGAACAACTTACTATCCAATGCTATTAAGTTTACGCCTAAGGGGAAACAAATCTCCATTGAACTCTCTGTAAAAGATGCTATTCTGATCAAGATTAAAGATCAAGGCGTCGGCATAAAACAAGAAGATCTGAAATCCATTTTTAATCGATATTATCAAGGGGAAGCTGCTTCTGATAAACAAGTAAAAGGCACTGGAATTGGTTTGGCACTTTCGAAAAGCATCATCAATTTGCATGGAGGTGACATTCGTGTAAAAAGTGAGTATGGAAACGGTAGCGAGTTTATTGTTGAACTTCCAATCTTGGATGCGAAAGTCGAAAATGAAACAGGTACCACTATTGTAACCAATGATGTTATTAGCGATAAAAAACATCAGTTATTATTGGTAGACGATAATAATGATATCCTGCTTTATTTAGACGATATATTTTCTAAGGAATATCAAATTCTAAAGGCCGAGAATGGTGTAGAAGCGTATAAATTATTGGAAGAAAATCCAGTAGATCTCATCATTTCTGATGTGATGATGCCAGAGATGGATGGTATGGAATTCACTAAAAAAGTGAAAGAACATCCTGATTATCAAAATATCCCAATTTTATTATTAACTGCTAATGCTACTACCGATAGCGAATTGGATGGGTTGAAATTGGGTGCCAATGATTATATCAGAAAGCCATTTAACAGTAAGGTGATTAAAGAAAAGGTGAAAAATATACTTGCATACAAAGAGCAATTGATCGCTTTCTATAACGAACAACTTCAACCTATCATCAAACAGGAAGAGTTAGTTGCTGAAAAACCTAAAAAACTTACCCTTGATGAGAAGTTCATTAAAAAAGCAGTCGACTATATCGAAGAACACATTGATAGTGATGAGCTAAATGTAGAATCGTTGGCTAGTCATATGTGCATGAGTCAATCGACATTATATAGAAAAATTAAAACGTTAACGGATAGTACTATTGTTGCTTTTATACGTTCTGTGCGACTTAAAAAAGGAGCACAATTACTTTTAGAAGAAGAATATTCCGTTAGAGAAATTGCCGAAAGAGTTGGCATTAATGATATCCGTTACTTTAAAAGAGAATTTGAAAAACAGTACGGTTCTTCTCCTACAAATTATAAAGAATCTGTTTACAATAATTCATAG